A genomic segment from Salmo trutta chromosome 38, fSalTru1.1, whole genome shotgun sequence encodes:
- the LOC115178296 gene encoding nucleolar protein 11-like gives MAALYEGFTLCRLVQTQNASDSEIQGIELDGDSDHAIVTDSTRSVTLYKVSDQKPLGSWTVKQGQLLTCPAVFNFQTKEYVVVSDNKVIRVWKDEDLNLDKAFKATVSADVWRVHSAPGEEPVVLFQRGSVRLLDSLLSAPQQPIEDVLSEEEVIRWSTNIVAEKQHFVLFTTEQKGERCLYVQRLNPNTLQKYRLEREDSGGPPLSFSASLRDKHLNLLYLYPNGCVYQSVVAARGYVGLEGVQTLPRSLRLRLPVGEGELGAASAVALDEAHVAVVGVPHPSARTGKDFLCIWNTNFQTLQAGKELAGRIHGQVWCYLGKLFVPHGKALSVIPYECQKSSLASALGKLRHPGIAVSKSSVAVPSWNTLLHGDQTQGPTKIVETRKSKLSRKSQSAQALTVDQVLQLVKTGPVDEVQREVEALVSRGDAQDLQLSVGQLACHLVARSQAETAFYTPGALAQLVQTQCLCHSVCPDLLLLALEHKDYFLCQLCLQLFPDIPEVVTCACLKTFISVPDGDVEMVSLEPDSVSFMEGLVAAGARGGQQNGFSPPLFEEDSCDANHQPKPPQDKKPTLQLEACPVGLHKAVLLNEVLQTPYSDNFLLPHLKDLDTQQVILFLQYLQFVYFKYSQDVYTHTAGLRSPTMPQIIDWVCLLLDAHFTVLVMTPDAKGLLSNLQSFVKSQVKLFSELGKIESSLQELHKMKLSKDISQYSIEVIELF, from the exons ATGGCCGCGCTGTATGAGGGATTCACGTTGTGCCGACTCGTACAAACTCAAAATGCTTCAGATTCGGAAATCCAGGGAATTGAACTGGATGGAGACAGTGACCATGCCATCGTCACCGATTCCACGAGATCTGTCACTTTATACAAG GTTTCAGACCAGAAGCCTCTGGGTAGCTGGACGGTGAAACAGGGACAGTTGTTGACTTGTCCTGCAGTGTTCAACTTTCAGACCAAGGAGTATGTAGTGGTCTCCGACAACAAG GTCATCAGAGTTTGGAAAGATGAAGACCTCAATTTAGACAAAGCATTTAAAGCAACT GTATCTGCTGATGTATGGAGGGTCCACTCTGCCCCAGGGGAAGAGCCTGTGGTGCTGTTCCAGAGAGGGTCAGTCAGACTCCTGGACTCCCTCCTCTCTGCCCCCCAACAGCCCATAGAGGATGTCCTGTCAGAGGAGGAGGTCATAAG GTGGAGCACCAACATCGTGGCTGAGAAACAACACTTTGTCCTCTTCACGACAGAGCAG AAAGGGGAGCGCTGCCTTTATGTGCAGAGGCTCAACCCCAACACCCTACAGAAGTATAGGCTGGAGAGAGAAGACTCTGGAGGTCCCCCATtgagtttctctgcctctctccggGACAAACACCTCAACCTGCTCTACCTGT ACCCTAACGGCTGTGTGTACCAGAGTGTGGTGGCGGCGCGGGGGTATGTGGGGCTGGAGGGGGTGCAGACCCTGCCTCGTAGCCTGCGCCTGAGGCTGCCCGTGGGGGAGGGAGAGCTGGGAGCTGCCTCGGCAGTGGCCCTGGACGAAGCTCATGTGGCTGTGGTGGGGGTGCCCCATCCCTCCGCCAGGACTGGCAAAG ATTTCCTCTGCATCTGGAATACTAATTTCCAGACTCTTCAGGCTGGTAAGGAGTTGGCGGGAAGAATCCATGGACAG GTCTGGTGTTATTTGGGAAAGCTGTTTGTCCCTCATGGCAAGGCCCTCTCCGTCATTCCCTACGAGTGTCAGAAGTCTTCTCTGGCCTCGGCCCTGGGGAAACTACGACACCCTGGGATCGCAG TGTCCAAATCGTCGGTGGCTGTGCCCTCTTGGAACACCCTACTCCATGGGGATCAGACACAGGGGCCCACCAAAATAGTAGAGACCAGGAAGAGT AAGCTGAGTCGGAAGAGCCAATCAGCGCAAGCCCTCACAGTGGACCAAGTACTGCAGCTTGTCAAG ACTGGTCCAGTGGATGAGGTCCAGAGGGAGGTGGAGGCCCTGGTCTCCAGAGGCGATGCCCAGGACCTGCAGCTCTCGGTGGGCCAGCTGGCCTGCCACCTGGTGGCCCGAAGCCAGGCCGAGACAGCCTTCTACACTCCCGGGGCCCTGGCACAGCTGGTGCAAACACAGTGCCTTTGCCACAG CGTGTGTCCCGACCTCCTGCTGCTGGCCCTGGAGCACAAGGACTACTTCCTGTGTCAGCTCTGCCTGCAGCTCTTCCCAGACATCCCTGAGGTGGTCACGTGTGCCTGCCTCAAAACCTTCATCAG TGTGCCAGACGGAGACGTGGAGATGGTCAGTCTGGAGCCGGACAGCGTGTCCTTCATGGAGGGCCTGGTGGCGGCGGGGGCCCGGGGGGGCCAACAGAACGGCTTCAGCCCGCCTCTGTTTGAGGAGGACAGCTGTGACGCCAACCACCAGCCCAAACCTCCCCAGGATAAGAAGCCCACATTGCAGCTAGAGGCCTGTCCCGTGGGTCTACACAAGGCTGTGCTACT TAATGAGGTCCTGCAGACGCCGTACAGTGACAACTTCCTGCTCCCCCACCTGAAGGACCTCGATACTCAGCAGGTTATT CTCTTTCTTCAGTACCTCCAGTTTGTCTATTTCAAATATTCCCaagacgtgtacacacacacggcaggtttGAGATCGCCCACGATGCCACAG ATCATTGACTGGGTGTGCTTGTTGTTGGATGCTCATTTTACAGTCTTGGTCATGACTCCTGATGCCAAAGGATTGCTGTCAAATCTCCAAAGCTTTGTCAAGTCCCAG gtgaaactATTCTCTGAACTGGGGAAGATCGAGAGCAGCCTTCAAGAGCTCCACAAAATGAAGCTGTCGAAGGACATCAGCCAGTACTCCATAGAAGTCATTGAGCTGTTTTAG